AGGATTGTCGAGTTGCGGCGACGTGAGACACGAAAGCGCCAGCAAATTCGCCGATGAACCGCTGTTGCACAAAAGTGCGTGGCGCACGCCGTACCAACGCGCAAACTCGTCTTCGAAACGCGCGGCAAAACGGCCCGTCGTGAGCCAAAAATCGAGAGCGCTGTCCACGAGCAAGCGCCCATCGGCAGCGCCATAAACTTTGCCCGATGGCGGAATCGAGGTTTCACCCGGCACGAAAGTACGGTCGAAATCGACCGTACTTTGAAAGTACTTTTCCGTCAGTTCAAGGATTTGCGCGCGCAATGCGAGGCTTTCGGGGTTCATTGAAAGAACGTGCGATACCACGCAATTGTCTTTTCAAGGCCGTCGTCAATGTTATGCTGCGCCTTCCAGCCGAGCTGCTCGCGCGCCTCTGTCGCATCGAGGAACTGCTCGCGGATTTCGTTGCTCGCTTCATTGCGCACTTCGGGCTGCAAGTCAGAATTCATTGCGGCGCGAATCTTTTCGACCAATTCAATAACCGTAATTTGCAGTTCGTTCGAAAAGTTGAACGCGCGACCACGCAGTTCGGGCTTTTGCGCAAGCTGCTCGGCAAAAGTGAAATATGCATCGACGCCGTCTTCGACATAAAGGTAATCGCGCACAAACTGGCCGTCGCTGCGAATGACCGGCGCTTCTCCATGCAAAAATGAGCGAATCGTGCCGGGCACAATGCGATTCCAGTTGAGGTCGCCGCCGCCGTAAAAATTGCCGCAGCGCGTGATGCCAACCGGCAAGTCGTAGGTGTGCGCGTAAGTTTGCGCAATTAAATCAGCGCAGCTTTTGGATACATCATACGGATGCTTGCCCTGCAACGGCGCGTTTTCGGTGTAAGGCAGAACGTCGTGCGCGCCGTAGGCTTTATCACTCGAGGCGATCAAAACTTCCGAAATGCGCCCGTTGCGGCGGCAGGCCTCAAGCAGATTCCAGGTTCCCTGCACGTTGATTTCAAAGGTCGCGACGGGATGTCGGTTCGCGGTACCAACAATCGTTTGCGCCGCGAGATGCATTACGGTTTGAATTTCGTATTCGGCGAGAATGCGTTCGAGAAGCGCACCATCGCGCACATCGCCACGCACGCGCACGACCTTTTCGATAAGGCCCGAACGCACGAGTTCCGAATGTGGCACATCGTCGCGCACGAGGCACACAACTTCCGCGCCCTCCGCCAACAAGCGGCGAACCATCCAACCACCGATAAGACCTGTCGCGCCCGTAACTAAAACTGGTCGATGCGTCCAGAAAGAAGTATTCACAAGAGTTCCCAGAAGAAAAGCGGCCTCTTAATTTTACACCGTACCGTCGATTTCGACCGGACTGCAGGCACAAAAAAACACCCCGCATTTCTGCGAGGTGTTTTTTGCAGGAGCAATTAGTTGGTGCTCATCGTTGCAGCCTTACCAGCGGCAAGAGCAGTGGTAGGATTGGCATTGGTGTCCGTATCATCACCGTAGCTCACTTTGCCAGGCTTGAACCACTTAACGTGACCGTCAGCAAAACCGAAGTTCGAGCCTTCTAAGTGACGCTGGCCCGGATCTGTAGACGTGGCCTCAGGGATTGTATTCACTCGCATGTTTGCCGCAGTTTGCGTCTGAGCAATTTCAAGATTGAGAACAGTCAAAGCACTGGCTGCGAGCTGCGACTGATTAATACCAGCCGAGCCGTTAGCACCGACGATGTTGCTATTGGCCCCAAAGTCAGTGGAGTTACCTGCCGCATCAGGAGAAACATTCTCACTGGGGCACTGGTAAAGCTGATAGCTTTTTACATATGGAT
This genomic window from Abditibacteriaceae bacterium contains:
- a CDS encoding GDP-mannose 4,6-dehydratase; protein product: MNTSFWTHRPVLVTGATGLIGGWMVRRLLAEGAEVVCLVRDDVPHSELVRSGLIEKVVRVRGDVRDGALLERILAEYEIQTVMHLAAQTIVGTANRHPVATFEINVQGTWNLLEACRRNGRISEVLIASSDKAYGAHDVLPYTENAPLQGKHPYDVSKSCADLIAQTYAHTYDLPVGITRCGNFYGGGDLNWNRIVPGTIRSFLHGEAPVIRSDGQFVRDYLYVEDGVDAYFTFAEQLAQKPELRGRAFNFSNELQITVIELVEKIRAAMNSDLQPEVRNEASNEIREQFLDATEAREQLGWKAQHNIDDGLEKTIAWYRTFFQ
- a CDS encoding DUF1559 domain-containing protein, translating into MVTRHNEGKTVGRGFTLIELLVVIAIIAILAAILFPVFARARENARRSSCQSNMKNIGLGFQQYIQDFDEQYPSSPNAAVATGSQTIGWPAALNPYVKSYQLYQCPSENVSPDAAGNSTDFGANSNIVGANGSAGINQSQLAASALTVLNLEIAQTQTAANMRVNTIPEATSTDPGQRHLEGSNFGFADGHVKWFKPGKVSYGDDTDTNANPTTALAAGKAATMSTN